In Theileria annulata chromosome 3, complete sequence, *** SEQUENCING IN PROGRESS ***, the sequence gaattcaataaattctaatttaaattcaataaattcaataaattcaataaattctaatttaaattcaataaattcaataaatcaaaatttaaattataatgaTCAATTTATAggtataaattatatactttatttaatgtgtagtttataaatttatttagaatataaattttatataattttatgaaataattttttttattagaaattggaataaaattggaatcaaaaaatttatataaaaatcaaaatatgtatataacaaattcttttaataaagatattaattcttttaataaagatataaattcttttaaagatataaattcttttaaagatattaattcttttaataatttatcaaataattgtaatattGTAAACACATGTAATGatatatcaaattcttgtaataatataacaaataattgtaataatataacaaatgaatttaataatttaacaaataattgtaatattgtaaattcATGTAATgatatatcaaataattgtaatattGTTAACTCGTGTAATGaagatattattataaattcatgtaatgatgatataataataaatacttGTAATGAcgatattattataaatactTGTAATGATATATTTGGTAAATATGATTATGATTTTATAACACCAATGACTAAATGTTTTGAAAATGATAcgtaatttaatataattaatatttattttttagatcATTACCAATTGCTAATATTGGTAGACTTATGAAAAGTGTATTACCAAATACTGCTAAAATCGCTAAACAAGCTAAAGATATGATTAGAGATTGTGTTACTGaattcattttcttcatatCAAGTGAAGtattcaattatatatcactaatact encodes:
- a CDS encoding Histone-like transcription factor, putative (Significant Pfam hit (1.1e-31) to Histone-like transcription factor domain) produces the protein MYNSDIKLDDIKLNNNQLQNFNGNDISKFYSTNINSNINNSMNSINSNLNSINSINSINSNLNSINSINQNLNYNDQFIEIGIKLESKNLYKNQNMYITNSFNKDINSFNKDINSFKDINSFKDINSFNNLSNNCNIVNTCNDISNSCNNITNNCNNITNEFNNLTNNCNIVNSCNDISNNCNIVNSCNEDIIINSCNDDIIINTCNDDIIINTCNDIFGKYDYDFITPMTKCFENDTSLPIANIGRLMKSVLPNTAKIAKQAKDMIRDCVTEFIFFISSEASDLCNIERRKTLNADDIMLAMNKLGFEHYNKPLRNYHNKWKEIKDLNIPQNHTKS